A segment of the Polyangiaceae bacterium genome:
ACCGCGCGCTGCGCGAGGAACTGGGCCTACGGCCCTGGGTGGCATCTGGGGAGGCGTCGCCCAGGGCCCTTTTTTTGCTGAGCATTGGCCCACGGCGCGCTCGCGATCCGCGCCACACAAGACGCTTCTTGTATTGGGGGTGAGGGCAGCCGGCCTCCGGCGTGGACTCAGCCAGCTGCCGCTCTGCGTCCCGCCAGGCGACCAAAGAATGTCGCTCCACCGATGCTCATCCCGCTTGAGTAGCCCGCAGCGGATCGGGGCAAGCCCGCGGTGGTGCGGCCCGCTGCGTACAAGCCGCGGATGACGTGCTTGTCTGCGCTGAGCACCTCACCCGTGGGCAGTGTGTCTAGGCCGCCCATCGTGAAGCCCGGAATGATTGCCTTTCCGACCGAGAGGTCGAGAGCCGCGAAGGGACCGTTCACCAAAGGCTTCAGGTAGTTCTTTGCCTTGTGGAATAGCGGGTCTTCACCGCGTTCGGCGGCTCGATTGTAGTAGCCAACGGTGTGGGTGAGGGAACCTTCCGGTAGCTCGAGAGACCGCTCTAGCTCTTCGATGCTCTCTTCGGCGGCCTTGATCTGCATCCCGGCGATGGGTCGACCAAAGCACTCGTTGTCGAGGATCAGGTACGCCACGCCCCCGCTTTGCTGGAGGACGTACTCACCGGTTCGACCGTGGTACGCGTCTTCGTTGATGAAGCGCTGGCCCTGGGCGTTCACGATGATGCCGCTGACGAGCTTGCTCGGCGGATAGAACGGCACGGAAACGAAGCCTTCGCCCATGCAGAGCGTTCCGGCGCCGACTCCAAGGCCCATGAGGATCCCTGCGCCGTCGTCGCCTGGGTTCCCGATCTGGATGTTGACGTTCAGGAGCTTCGGCACATGCCGCGCGACCAGCTCGCGGTTCATGATGAAGCCCCCCGCGCAGAGGATGACGC
Coding sequences within it:
- a CDS encoding FAD-dependent oxidoreductase; translated protein: MAEASYESTYQPAAEDTGTRPTRPLHESQVPHWDHEADVVIVGLGGAGAAAAIEACEAGANVLILERASEGGGSTAQSGGIIYFGGGTPVQQACGFEDDPAEMLKYLLMASGPNPDAEKCRLYVEQSLEHFAWFEAQGIEFKRSYYPKKTTEPVTDDCLLYSGNENVWPFDRTARAAPRGHKPKVEGSAGRVIMETLIARVKTLGANIQENARAQTLVVDESGAVMGVYYKQLGEPRYVKASKGVILCAGGFIMNRELVARHVPKLLNVNIQIGNPGDDGAGILMGLGVGAGTLCMGEGFVSVPFYPPSKLVSGIIVNAQGQRFINEDAYHGRTGEYVLQQSGGVAYLILDNECFGRPIAGMQIKAAEESIEELERSLELPEGSLTHTVGYYNRAAERGEDPLFHKAKNYLKPLVNGPFAALDLSVGKAIIPGFTMGGLDTLPTGEVLSADKHVIRGLYAAGRTTAGLPRSAAGYSSGMSIGGATFFGRLAGRRAAAG